A single region of the Anaerolineae bacterium genome encodes:
- a CDS encoding DegT/DnrJ/EryC1/StrS family aminotransferase has translation MAEKLAIEGGPKAVRVGLEDRWQVAGERERGYVNAVLEDLSTAYSQLELFEEEFRRFVGTKHALVMCNGTATLHSAIFAAGARQGREVIVPSVTWHASITPILHCGATPVFCDADPETYCADPEDVARRITGRTVAIVVTHVYGNPADMDRFRDLVQGTSIKLIEDASHAHGATWAGEQVGSVGDVGCFSLQASKAVTGIEAGVATTDDDELYDAMVALGHYGRCERLFVTERFKELRNMGLGIKYRANPLAVAMARAQLERLPELNQKRGAWFGKLDQLMVGIPGVSVQKTYAKGKRGGMLLYTGRIDPEVVGAPVDIVLRALVAEGVRTTPGITPFGYGVMHLEPLFNHFSFEGLGGPWGDLPVGARRPMKRGDLPVSEAIHDTAFWLTTPVDPPEEWVEQTAYAFRKVAEQGERLAELAKE, from the coding sequence ATGGCGGAGAAGCTGGCGATAGAGGGAGGGCCGAAGGCGGTCAGGGTAGGGCTGGAGGACCGCTGGCAGGTGGCGGGGGAGCGGGAGAGGGGCTACGTGAATGCGGTGCTGGAGGATTTGAGCACGGCCTACTCCCAGTTGGAGCTCTTTGAGGAGGAGTTTCGCCGGTTTGTGGGCACCAAGCACGCTCTGGTGATGTGCAACGGCACTGCCACCCTGCACTCGGCCATCTTTGCGGCTGGGGCCCGTCAGGGCAGGGAGGTGATCGTGCCCTCGGTGACCTGGCACGCCTCCATCACCCCCATTTTGCACTGTGGGGCCACGCCGGTGTTTTGCGATGCCGACCCGGAGACCTACTGTGCCGATCCGGAGGACGTGGCCCGGCGGATCACTGGGCGGACGGTGGCCATCGTGGTGACGCATGTGTATGGCAATCCGGCGGATATGGACCGTTTCCGTGACCTAGTGCAGGGGACGAGCATCAAGCTGATCGAGGATGCTTCTCACGCCCATGGGGCCACCTGGGCGGGCGAGCAGGTGGGGAGCGTGGGGGATGTGGGGTGTTTCAGTCTGCAGGCTTCCAAGGCGGTGACGGGGATTGAGGCGGGGGTAGCCACCACCGACGATGATGAGCTGTATGATGCCATGGTAGCGTTGGGGCACTATGGGCGGTGTGAGCGGTTGTTTGTGACCGAGCGGTTCAAGGAGTTGCGCAACATGGGGTTGGGCATCAAGTACCGGGCCAATCCTTTGGCGGTAGCCATGGCGAGGGCGCAGTTAGAGCGGCTGCCGGAGCTGAACCAGAAGCGGGGGGCGTGGTTTGGCAAGCTTGACCAGTTGATGGTGGGCATCCCTGGGGTGAGCGTGCAGAAGACCTACGCCAAGGGCAAGAGGGGAGGGATGCTGCTTTACACCGGCCGGATAGACCCGGAGGTGGTGGGGGCGCCGGTGGACATAGTGCTTAGGGCGTTGGTGGCGGAGGGGGTGAGGACCACCCCTGGGATCACGCCCTTTGGGTATGGGGTGATGCACCTGGAGCCTTTGTTCAACCACTTCTCGTTTGAGGGTTTGGGTGGTCCGTGGGGGGACCTGCCTGTGGGGGCGAGGCGGCCGATGAAGCGGGGGGACCTGCCGGTGAGTGAGGCCATACATGATACCGCCTTCTGGCTGACCACTCCGGTGGACCCGCCGGAGGAGTGGGTGGAGCAGACGGCCTATGCTTTCCGCAAGGTAGCGGAGCAGGGGGAGAGGCTGGCGGAGCTGGCGAAGGAGTAA
- a CDS encoding ADP-ribosylglycohydrolase family protein, translating into MLGLAVGDAVGTTLEFCPPGSFIPIEDMLGGGPFRLRPGEWTDDTSMALCLAESLVAKRGFDPVDQLERYCLWYRTGHLACTGRCFDIGNTTRAALERFERTGDPYCGPLGPRTAGNGSLMRLAPVPLAYARHPRQAMDYSGESSRATHQARTAVDACRYFGGLIVGALAGVSKAELLSECYSPLAGYWQERPLTPEIDEVARGSFKVRRPPEIQGAGYVVRSLEAALWAFHHTDDFRAGCLAAANLGDDADTTAAVYGQLAGAFYGEEGIPAAWRARLAHRDWIDPLVEGLFELAQALPGEHDGQP; encoded by the coding sequence ATGTTAGGCCTGGCCGTGGGCGACGCTGTGGGAACCACGCTGGAGTTCTGCCCTCCTGGCAGCTTCATCCCCATCGAGGACATGCTGGGCGGTGGCCCGTTCCGCCTCAGGCCGGGCGAATGGACCGACGACACCTCCATGGCCCTGTGCCTGGCCGAGAGCCTGGTGGCCAAGAGAGGCTTTGACCCAGTGGACCAGCTCGAGCGCTACTGCCTCTGGTACCGGACCGGGCACCTGGCCTGCACCGGTCGTTGCTTCGACATCGGCAACACCACTCGGGCGGCCCTGGAACGGTTCGAGCGCACCGGCGACCCCTACTGCGGCCCTTTGGGTCCGCGCACCGCCGGCAATGGTTCCCTGATGCGCCTGGCTCCGGTGCCGCTGGCCTACGCCCGACACCCCCGCCAGGCGATGGACTACTCCGGAGAAAGCTCCCGCGCCACCCACCAGGCGCGGACGGCGGTGGATGCCTGCCGCTACTTCGGGGGACTGATCGTCGGCGCCCTGGCTGGCGTCAGCAAGGCCGAACTGCTGAGCGAGTGCTACTCCCCGCTAGCCGGGTACTGGCAGGAGCGGCCCCTAACCCCGGAGATCGACGAGGTGGCCCGCGGCTCGTTCAAAGTGCGGAGGCCGCCCGAGATCCAGGGAGCGGGATACGTGGTGCGGTCGCTGGAGGCAGCCCTGTGGGCTTTCCACCACACCGACGACTTCCGGGCCGGCTGCCTGGCGGCCGCCAACCTGGGAGACGACGCCGACACTACGGCCGCCGTCTACGGGCAGTTGGCCGGGGCCTTCTACGGCGAGGAGGGCATTCCTGCTGCCTGGCGGGCCCGCCTGGCACACCGGGATTGGATTGATCCCCTGGTCGAAGGGTTGTTCGAGCTGGCCCAGGCCCTGCCGGGAGAGCACGATGGGCAACCGTGA
- a CDS encoding ADP-ribosylglycohydrolase family protein, translated as MGNREVLESLLAGRSIDLSRGALLDYAPGPMRKDLSFERVEGMLLGLAVGDALGNTSEGQLPDRRRARYGEIRHYLPNRHAAYRAVGLPSDDTQLAFWTLEQMLRDGGLDVEHLARRFCQEPIFGVGSAVSQFVTNWKAGQPWYQCGVRSAGNGALMRIAPVLIPHLQTGGRELWADVALAAMVTHNDAASISACLSFTHLLWQALQLPQPPSPEWWLEEYVQVARDLERGDYASNAPAHAGYRGPVWRFAEERVALAWRKGLSVLEACNWWYSGAYLLETVPSVLYILMNHGHNLEEGIIRAVNDTLDNDTIGAIVGAALGALHGKRAIPGHWLGGLLGRTGAEDDGQVFALLTEARYAWWGGH; from the coding sequence ATGGGCAACCGTGAGGTGCTGGAAAGCCTGCTCGCCGGCCGGAGCATTGATCTGTCCCGAGGAGCCTTGCTCGACTATGCCCCCGGGCCCATGCGGAAGGATCTGAGCTTCGAACGGGTGGAGGGCATGCTGCTCGGCCTGGCGGTGGGCGACGCCTTGGGCAACACCTCCGAGGGCCAGCTTCCTGATCGCCGTCGGGCTCGGTACGGCGAGATCCGCCACTACCTTCCCAACCGTCACGCCGCATATCGAGCCGTCGGCCTGCCCTCCGATGACACCCAACTGGCCTTCTGGACCCTCGAGCAAATGCTGCGGGATGGTGGCCTCGATGTCGAGCACCTGGCTCGTCGCTTCTGCCAGGAGCCCATCTTCGGGGTTGGCTCCGCTGTGAGCCAGTTCGTCACCAACTGGAAGGCCGGCCAGCCCTGGTACCAGTGCGGCGTCCGATCCGCTGGCAACGGCGCTCTCATGCGCATCGCCCCCGTGCTGATTCCCCATCTCCAGACAGGTGGCCGCGAGCTATGGGCAGACGTCGCCCTGGCTGCCATGGTCACCCACAACGACGCGGCGTCCATCTCGGCTTGCCTGTCCTTCACCCACCTTCTGTGGCAGGCACTCCAGCTCCCGCAGCCTCCGTCGCCGGAGTGGTGGCTCGAGGAGTACGTACAGGTCGCCAGGGATCTGGAAAGGGGGGATTACGCCTCCAACGCCCCTGCGCATGCCGGCTACCGCGGTCCGGTGTGGCGCTTTGCCGAGGAGCGGGTCGCCCTGGCCTGGCGTAAGGGTCTCTCCGTTTTGGAGGCATGCAACTGGTGGTACTCCGGTGCCTACCTGCTAGAGACGGTGCCGAGCGTGCTCTACATCCTGATGAATCACGGGCACAACCTGGAGGAGGGAATCATCCGGGCCGTCAACGACACCCTGGATAACGATACCATAGGCGCCATTGTGGGAGCGGCTCTGGGTGCGCTTCACGGGAAGCGGGCCATACCGGGCCACTGGTTGGGAGGACTCCTCGGCCGGACGGGAGCCGAGGATGATGGCCAGGTGTTCGCCTTGCTGACGGAAGCGCGCTACGCCTGGTGGGGCGGTCATTGA
- a CDS encoding hybrid sensor histidine kinase/response regulator codes for MEAPESIERLSLSRVSALNEDEIRRSTLHGLLALSGASVLASWWVLANADRLDLPHLLTSIALALCLVPLAFLAPRRPRLTALLFLAALNLACLALVGPAGVVEVGYLLALSPVAAGALLRPGAAPPVALMDAALFHLLAPSGTALPVALILLNGLAAWVVLRPLHHLLEWAWRQSVESVSLAEQLRDQRGKLNRTIKDLDVSYQLLQETNRELAQARHEAEMLRDLRTRFATNLSHELRTPLNIILGFSDLIYRKPQLYGYPGWKEALRRDLAELQRNAGYLSELVNDVVDLARVDALTMPVRREECDLGRLIGDVVATVGSLARDRHLQLEAFCAPDVPDVYVDPVRIRQVVFNLLTNAIRFTRRGSVAIRAEVSGAEVVVSVTDSGRGIPQDELQTIFDEFYQVGRSRSDPDVGKGLGLAIAKRFVQLHGGRIWAESELGKGSRFCFTLPLEERSYARSRLGPVPYLPRPRHKPRVAVVDADGSITPYLSRRLSDYELLRVSCPDEVVAPGGLVAVVASHTSNGGLGEGLAERLADSVALIECTLPSTDWIFHGQELAGVLTKPVSAETLGEAVARALGPRDTTARIVVVDDDRGFAQLVARMLQSTWAGTVEVIPAYNGRDGLARISREKPDLVLLDLVIPELTGFEVLAAMRSDPELEAIPVLAVTAATPGEDEVSVEGAWFSVRRRGGFRPGEMLALLESALSVTAHGAVESLKPDAPGSAARRPGTPPGRPAW; via the coding sequence ATGGAAGCTCCGGAGTCCATCGAACGGCTCAGTCTCTCCCGCGTGAGCGCCCTCAACGAGGACGAGATCAGGCGTTCGACGCTGCACGGGCTACTGGCGCTCTCGGGCGCCTCGGTGCTCGCTTCCTGGTGGGTGCTGGCCAACGCCGACCGGCTCGATCTTCCTCACTTGCTGACCAGCATTGCCCTGGCGTTGTGCCTCGTTCCCCTGGCCTTCCTCGCCCCCCGGCGGCCTCGGCTCACGGCGCTGCTCTTCCTGGCTGCCCTGAACCTGGCCTGCCTGGCGCTGGTCGGGCCGGCCGGCGTGGTCGAAGTGGGGTACCTCCTTGCCCTCTCGCCCGTGGCGGCGGGAGCCCTGCTGCGCCCCGGGGCTGCCCCGCCCGTGGCACTGATGGACGCGGCCCTCTTCCACCTCCTGGCTCCTTCGGGGACGGCTCTGCCCGTTGCCCTGATCTTGCTGAATGGCCTGGCGGCCTGGGTGGTGCTGCGCCCCCTCCACCACCTGCTGGAGTGGGCCTGGCGTCAGAGCGTGGAGTCCGTGTCCCTGGCGGAGCAGCTACGGGACCAACGAGGCAAGCTCAACCGCACCATCAAGGACCTGGACGTCTCCTATCAGCTCCTGCAGGAGACCAACCGTGAACTGGCTCAGGCTCGCCACGAGGCCGAGATGCTCCGCGACCTGCGCACCCGCTTCGCCACCAACCTCAGCCACGAGTTGCGCACCCCCCTGAACATAATCCTGGGTTTCAGCGACCTGATCTACCGCAAGCCTCAGCTCTATGGCTACCCGGGCTGGAAGGAGGCTCTACGACGGGACCTGGCCGAGCTGCAGCGAAACGCGGGTTACCTGTCGGAACTGGTCAACGACGTGGTGGATCTGGCCCGAGTGGACGCGCTCACCATGCCCGTCCGGCGAGAGGAGTGCGACCTAGGCCGCCTCATCGGGGACGTCGTCGCCACCGTGGGCAGTCTGGCTCGCGATCGTCATCTCCAACTGGAAGCCTTCTGTGCGCCCGACGTGCCCGACGTCTACGTGGACCCTGTCCGCATCCGTCAGGTAGTCTTCAACCTGCTCACCAACGCCATCCGCTTCACCAGACGAGGGTCAGTAGCGATCAGGGCGGAGGTCAGCGGCGCGGAAGTGGTGGTTTCGGTCACCGACTCTGGGCGCGGCATACCCCAGGATGAGCTCCAGACGATCTTCGACGAGTTCTACCAGGTGGGCCGCTCGCGCAGCGATCCAGACGTGGGCAAGGGGTTGGGGCTGGCCATCGCCAAGAGGTTCGTCCAGCTCCATGGCGGTCGCATCTGGGCGGAGAGCGAGCTAGGCAAGGGTTCCAGATTCTGCTTCACCTTGCCGCTGGAAGAGCGCAGCTACGCCCGTTCCCGGCTCGGGCCAGTGCCCTACCTGCCCCGGCCCCGCCACAAGCCTAGGGTAGCGGTGGTCGATGCGGACGGCTCCATCACTCCCTACCTGAGCCGCCGCCTCAGCGACTACGAACTGCTGCGGGTATCCTGTCCGGACGAGGTAGTGGCGCCCGGCGGCCTGGTCGCGGTGGTGGCCAGCCATACCTCCAACGGCGGCCTGGGGGAAGGCCTGGCGGAGCGACTGGCCGACTCCGTCGCGCTGATCGAGTGTACCCTGCCCAGTACGGACTGGATCTTCCACGGTCAGGAGTTGGCGGGGGTCCTCACCAAACCTGTCTCAGCAGAGACCCTGGGCGAGGCCGTGGCTCGAGCTCTGGGGCCAAGGGACACCACCGCCCGCATCGTGGTGGTGGATGATGACCGGGGGTTCGCGCAGTTGGTGGCTCGCATGTTGCAGTCCACCTGGGCAGGGACCGTCGAGGTAATTCCGGCCTACAACGGGCGAGATGGCTTGGCTCGCATCTCCCGAGAGAAGCCGGACCTGGTGTTGCTGGACCTAGTCATCCCGGAGTTGACAGGCTTCGAGGTGCTGGCTGCCATGCGCAGCGATCCCGAACTGGAGGCCATCCCCGTGTTGGCGGTCACAGCAGCCACCCCGGGCGAGGACGAGGTCTCCGTTGAAGGGGCGTGGTTCTCGGTGCGGCGGCGCGGCGGATTCCGGCCTGGGGAGATGCTGGCCCTGCTGGAGAGCGCCCTCAGCGTGACCGCGCACGGTGCGGTGGAGTCCCTCAAGCCGGACGCGCCAGGCAGCGCCGCAAGGCGGCCAGGAACTCCCCCTGGGAGACCGGCTTGGTGA
- a CDS encoding response regulator → MGLLLDREAVHEALECLYDNVRLAQAGLVARFPSVAAIQPVDERAETARSTLLEAIEALRPPRRVPFGALESRSYDVLTLRYVEGMSIERMEGELSIGRRQIYRDLEEAEADLAELLSSWARAGLETPAEPGRHDFLSDELTALASDPVLVDLRELLAEAASVVRPLAVRTGVSLQELPGGEPVLALADRSILRQVLVQLLSSAVQAAGSRVEMSVDAGEESRVQVRVRFAGSLKGSQERRLLDAQRIAASQGMLCDWSESDGHVHVTLSLETGTPVSVLVVEDNPGAVELYRRYLSSRSWQLQSVSDPRVACEVARRARPDVIVLDVMMPKLDGWSLLQSLHADDRTRHIPVLICSIVEDPELAEALGAKAYLTKPVSQGEFLAALRRCLARPA, encoded by the coding sequence TTGGGGTTGCTTCTGGACCGGGAGGCCGTTCACGAGGCCCTGGAGTGCCTGTACGACAACGTTCGGCTGGCCCAGGCGGGCCTGGTGGCCCGGTTCCCCAGCGTGGCGGCCATCCAGCCGGTGGACGAGCGCGCCGAGACCGCTCGCTCAACGCTGCTGGAGGCGATCGAGGCCCTTCGTCCCCCGCGACGGGTCCCCTTCGGCGCGCTTGAGTCCCGCAGTTACGACGTACTCACCCTGCGCTACGTGGAAGGCATGAGCATCGAGCGCATGGAGGGCGAGCTCTCCATCGGCCGCCGGCAGATATATCGTGACCTGGAGGAAGCAGAGGCAGACCTGGCGGAGCTGCTCTCCTCCTGGGCCCGGGCAGGGCTGGAGACGCCTGCAGAGCCCGGCAGGCACGACTTCCTCAGCGACGAGCTGACCGCCCTGGCCAGCGATCCTGTCCTCGTGGACCTACGGGAATTGCTGGCGGAGGCGGCTTCAGTGGTACGGCCCTTGGCGGTGCGAACCGGCGTTAGCTTGCAGGAGCTTCCGGGCGGGGAACCGGTCCTGGCCCTGGCCGACCGCTCCATACTGCGGCAGGTGCTGGTGCAGTTGCTCAGCTCGGCAGTGCAGGCCGCCGGATCCCGGGTGGAGATGTCGGTCGATGCTGGCGAGGAATCCAGAGTGCAGGTGCGGGTGCGATTCGCCGGAAGCCTCAAAGGCTCCCAGGAGCGACGTCTGCTGGATGCTCAGCGCATCGCCGCTTCTCAGGGCATGCTCTGTGACTGGTCCGAGAGCGACGGCCACGTCCACGTGACCCTGTCGCTGGAGACGGGTACCCCGGTGTCGGTTCTGGTGGTGGAGGACAACCCGGGCGCGGTAGAGCTCTATCGGCGCTACCTTTCTTCCCGCAGCTGGCAGCTCCAGAGCGTCAGCGATCCGCGAGTGGCCTGTGAGGTTGCCCGAAGGGCTCGGCCCGACGTTATCGTGCTGGACGTAATGATGCCCAAGCTGGATGGCTGGAGCCTACTCCAGAGCCTGCACGCCGACGACCGGACCCGGCATATCCCGGTACTCATCTGTTCCATTGTGGAAGACCCGGAGCTGGCCGAGGCTCTGGGCGCCAAGGCCTACCTCACCAAGCCGGTCTCCCAGGGGGAGTTCCTGGCCGCCTTGCGGCGCTGCCTGGCGCGTCCGGCTTGA
- a CDS encoding alpha/beta hydrolase: protein MTANTQSRREHLYSLLGPLPERDRPVAADIVRVEERDGYRLETLVLDLNGLEPVPAYFVRPLERQGGVPVVLYNHAHGGDYVLGKDELLRGRPSLQDPPYGVALTEGGYAALCIDAWNFGERRGRTESELFKEMLWHGRVLWGHMVYDSLKALDYLETRDDVDRSRIATLGLSMGSTMAWWVAALDERVKVCVDLCCLTDFHALIQNRGLDGHGIYYYVPGLLEHFDTAAINELIVPRAHLALAGVFDRLTPPEGLDRVDAHLQRAYAEASVPERWKLRRYNTGHFETAHGRREVLAFLQHWL, encoded by the coding sequence ATGACTGCGAACACCCAATCCCGAAGAGAGCACCTCTATTCCCTCCTAGGGCCCCTGCCCGAGCGGGACCGTCCGGTGGCGGCGGATATCGTACGGGTGGAGGAGCGGGACGGCTACCGCCTGGAAACCCTAGTGCTCGACCTCAACGGGCTCGAGCCGGTGCCCGCCTACTTCGTGAGGCCCCTGGAGAGGCAAGGTGGGGTGCCGGTCGTCCTGTACAACCACGCCCACGGCGGTGACTACGTCCTAGGCAAGGACGAGCTGCTACGGGGCCGGCCCAGCCTGCAGGACCCTCCCTATGGCGTCGCCCTGACCGAGGGGGGCTACGCTGCCCTGTGCATCGACGCCTGGAACTTCGGGGAGCGACGAGGTCGCACCGAATCGGAGCTGTTCAAGGAGATGCTCTGGCACGGCCGAGTCCTCTGGGGACACATGGTGTACGATAGCCTCAAGGCTCTGGACTACCTGGAGACGCGCGATGACGTGGACCGATCGCGCATCGCCACGCTGGGGCTGTCCATGGGCAGCACCATGGCCTGGTGGGTAGCGGCCCTGGACGAGCGGGTGAAAGTGTGCGTGGACCTCTGCTGCCTGACCGACTTCCACGCCCTGATCCAGAACCGTGGACTCGACGGCCACGGCATCTACTACTATGTGCCCGGGCTCTTGGAGCACTTCGACACGGCGGCCATCAACGAGCTGATCGTCCCCCGGGCCCACCTGGCCCTGGCAGGTGTATTCGATCGGCTGACGCCACCGGAGGGCCTGGACCGGGTGGATGCCCACCTGCAGAGAGCCTACGCCGAGGCAAGCGTTCCCGAGCGGTGGAAGCTCCGGCGATACAACACCGGGCACTTCGAGACGGCACACGGCCGGCGGGAAGTCTTGGCGTTCCTGCAGCATTGGCTGTAG
- a CDS encoding cation-translocating P-type ATPase, producing the protein MANEHERCALCGRVIEGSPVVRELNGVEEHFDSQGCARVYEVAQANDMLDQVLADPTSEPALRPAPLQGHERSAHFTVQGMHCPGCAVAAERVLRHQPGVRSAEISFSGQQGRIDYDPDRADLASVLQSLERLGYHASPMASAQSHHVAMSQERTLLQLITAAAFGMQVMLLYLVQLYPLYAAGRFSDPEVRTLQYLVWALATPALFYGGSSFLRGAWGMLRSAHTANMDTLVSLGTLSAYAYSVYVTLTGSGEAYFDSVVMITTFVMLGRYLEAVGGSEARKGIRELLSLQPAKAWRPWNNEWHQVSASALAPGDRILVKPGERVPADTAIEEGHATLDESLVTGESAPVERGPGDSVLAGTVVTDAAIIGRVIRPPAESRLAQIAQLVQRTLAIKPPIQRLADRASAYFAFGIMGAAALTFVGWWLTGHAPARSLLAAVSVLVVACPCALGLATPLALAVVLGRTTRAGVLVRNPVALETAARVQRIVFDKTGTLTEGRLSVTDVAVVPAARIDRSELLSLAAAAEQYSEHPVARAIVAAAPSPPPSAEDPRIVRGMGVSVRTNGAEAGWRVLVGSDRFLGVDSSSDLAQEAEGRKLRGETVVWVGSGDGLKGFIALRDQPNPTAPAALASLRAHGVQPVMLSGDSPGTTRAIAKDLGLEDYEGGCSPTEKAARIAEWQRSGQTVAMVGDGVNDAPALAQADLSITTAGGTDVAGETSDLVLTRPNLAVVPWFVEVSRQTRAVIQQNLGWAFAYNVFAVPLAALGLISPVIAAAAMATSSLLVVGNSLRLRGKADGVAQAGHALGSATA; encoded by the coding sequence GTGGCGAATGAGCACGAGCGGTGCGCCCTATGCGGCCGCGTGATTGAGGGTAGCCCTGTCGTCAGAGAACTGAATGGGGTGGAAGAGCACTTCGATAGCCAGGGCTGCGCTCGGGTCTACGAAGTGGCCCAGGCGAACGACATGCTGGACCAGGTGCTGGCAGACCCCACATCTGAGCCTGCGCTGCGGCCGGCACCCCTCCAGGGGCACGAGCGGTCCGCTCACTTCACTGTGCAGGGGATGCACTGTCCCGGGTGCGCCGTCGCGGCCGAGCGCGTCCTCCGGCACCAGCCAGGGGTGAGAAGCGCTGAGATCAGCTTCTCCGGTCAGCAAGGCCGCATCGACTATGACCCGGACCGGGCAGATCTGGCTTCTGTTCTGCAGAGCCTGGAGCGGCTGGGCTACCACGCCTCCCCGATGGCGAGCGCCCAGTCGCACCACGTTGCCATGTCCCAGGAGCGCACTCTTCTCCAACTGATCACTGCCGCCGCTTTCGGCATGCAGGTGATGCTGCTCTACCTGGTGCAGCTCTACCCCCTGTACGCCGCCGGCAGGTTCAGCGACCCTGAAGTGCGGACGCTGCAGTACCTGGTCTGGGCGCTCGCCACCCCGGCGCTCTTCTACGGCGGGAGCAGCTTCCTGCGCGGTGCCTGGGGTATGTTGCGCAGCGCCCACACCGCCAACATGGACACCCTGGTCAGTCTGGGCACGCTGTCAGCGTACGCCTACAGCGTCTACGTCACGCTGACCGGCAGCGGCGAGGCCTATTTCGATTCCGTGGTCATGATCACCACTTTCGTCATGTTAGGCCGCTACCTGGAGGCCGTGGGTGGCTCCGAGGCCCGCAAGGGCATCCGCGAGCTGCTGTCCCTCCAGCCCGCGAAGGCCTGGCGCCCCTGGAACAATGAGTGGCACCAGGTCAGTGCCAGCGCCCTTGCCCCCGGGGACAGGATCCTGGTCAAACCGGGGGAGCGTGTGCCTGCTGACACCGCAATCGAGGAGGGCCACGCCACGTTGGACGAGTCTCTGGTAACGGGCGAGTCCGCCCCGGTGGAACGTGGCCCCGGCGATTCGGTGCTTGCGGGCACCGTCGTCACTGATGCCGCCATCATCGGTCGGGTGATCAGGCCACCGGCAGAGAGCCGCCTGGCTCAGATCGCGCAGCTTGTGCAGAGAACCCTGGCCATCAAGCCGCCCATCCAGCGCTTGGCGGACCGAGCTTCCGCTTACTTCGCCTTCGGGATCATGGGGGCGGCTGCGCTCACCTTCGTGGGCTGGTGGCTCACCGGGCACGCGCCTGCCCGGTCGCTCCTGGCAGCCGTGTCGGTGCTCGTGGTGGCCTGCCCATGCGCTCTGGGCCTGGCTACGCCACTGGCTCTCGCGGTCGTCCTCGGCCGCACCACTCGAGCGGGAGTCCTGGTTCGCAACCCGGTGGCCCTCGAGACGGCTGCAAGGGTTCAGCGCATCGTGTTTGACAAGACGGGCACCCTGACCGAAGGCCGGCTGTCGGTCACAGACGTGGCAGTGGTCCCGGCCGCCCGGATCGACCGCAGTGAGTTGCTGTCGCTGGCGGCAGCGGCGGAGCAGTACTCGGAGCATCCGGTGGCAAGAGCGATCGTGGCTGCCGCCCCTTCGCCCCCACCGTCGGCGGAGGACCCGCGGATCGTGAGGGGCATGGGAGTGAGCGTGCGGACGAACGGTGCCGAAGCCGGCTGGAGAGTGCTGGTGGGCTCAGACCGATTCCTTGGTGTCGACTCTAGCTCCGACTTGGCCCAGGAGGCGGAAGGACGGAAGTTGCGCGGAGAGACGGTGGTGTGGGTTGGCTCCGGTGATGGCCTGAAGGGCTTCATAGCCTTGCGCGACCAACCTAACCCCACGGCGCCGGCTGCCCTCGCGTCCCTGCGCGCGCATGGGGTCCAGCCGGTGATGCTCTCCGGCGACAGCCCCGGGACAACTAGGGCTATCGCCAAGGATCTGGGCCTGGAGGATTACGAGGGGGGTTGCTCGCCCACGGAGAAGGCGGCCCGAATCGCCGAATGGCAGCGATCCGGCCAGACGGTGGCCATGGTGGGCGACGGCGTGAACGATGCCCCCGCGCTAGCGCAGGCCGACCTCAGCATCACCACTGCCGGCGGAACCGACGTTGCCGGCGAGACCTCAGACCTGGTCCTCACCCGACCGAACCTGGCCGTGGTGCCATGGTTCGTTGAAGTGTCTCGCCAGACCCGCGCGGTAATCCAGCAGAACCTGGGATGGGCCTTCGCCTACAATGTGTTCGCGGTGCCCCTAGCGGCGCTGGGCCTCATCAGCCCGGTGATCGCCGCTGCGGCCATGGCTACCAGCAGCCTCTTGGTGGTGGGAAACTCCCTGCGCTTGCGCGGTAAGGCCGACGGAGTCGCCCAAGCGGGCCACGCGCTGGGCTCGGCTACCGCGTGA
- a CDS encoding cbb3-type cytochrome oxidase assembly protein, which translates to MPIGLWTVVAWMAFVILTAIASIIWGWRTGQFKNIEEPKYRMLEDREPEPWDEKQTAENRG; encoded by the coding sequence ATGCCCATCGGTCTGTGGACTGTCGTCGCCTGGATGGCATTCGTTATCCTCACGGCGATCGCCTCCATCATCTGGGGCTGGCGTACAGGTCAGTTCAAGAACATTGAGGAGCCCAAGTACCGGATGCTGGAAGACAGGGAACCAGAGCCCTGGGACGAGAAACAGACTGCAGAGAATCGAGGGTAG